In one window of Bizionia sp. M204 DNA:
- a CDS encoding dipeptidase: MKNIQGYVAEHKQRFLNELIELLKIPSVSADSAFKNDVLRTADAVKFSLEKAGCDHVEICETAGYPIVYGEKIIDENLPTILVYGHYDVQPADPIELWTSPPFEPVIKKTNIHPEGAIFARGACDDKGQMYMHVKAMEFMTSTNQLPCNVKFMIEGEEEVGSVNLSTFVKNNHEKLKNDVILISDTGMIAKDVPSITTGLRGLSYVEVEVTGPNRDLHSGLYGGAVANPINVLTKMIAALHDENNHITIPGFYDKVEELSKEERAEMAKAPFSLDAYKKSLNIDAVYGEAGFTTNERNSIRPTLDVNGIWGGYIGEGAKTVIASKAFAKISMRLVPHQEWEEITELFKKHFESIAPEGVKVLVKPHHGGQGYVTPIDSLGYQAASKAYEESFGKKPIPQRSGGSIPIVSLFEQELQSKTILMGFGLDSDAIHSPNEHFGVWNYIKGIETIPLFYKYFTELSK, translated from the coding sequence AAAAATGATGTACTTCGCACAGCCGATGCTGTCAAGTTTAGTTTAGAAAAAGCAGGCTGTGATCATGTTGAAATATGTGAAACTGCGGGTTATCCAATTGTATATGGGGAAAAAATAATTGATGAAAATTTACCAACCATTTTGGTTTATGGACATTATGATGTGCAACCGGCTGATCCAATTGAATTATGGACGTCTCCTCCTTTTGAACCCGTTATTAAAAAAACAAACATTCATCCGGAAGGCGCCATTTTTGCTCGTGGTGCTTGTGATGATAAAGGCCAAATGTACATGCATGTAAAAGCCATGGAATTCATGACATCAACAAATCAATTACCTTGTAATGTAAAATTCATGATAGAAGGTGAAGAAGAAGTTGGTTCGGTTAACCTTTCAACCTTTGTAAAAAACAATCACGAAAAATTAAAGAATGACGTGATTCTTATTTCAGATACAGGCATGATTGCGAAAGATGTGCCAAGTATTACAACAGGCTTGCGCGGATTAAGCTATGTTGAAGTGGAAGTAACGGGTCCGAATCGTGATTTACATTCTGGATTATATGGTGGTGCTGTTGCAAACCCTATCAACGTTTTAACCAAAATGATAGCTGCTTTACACGATGAAAACAACCATATTACCATTCCCGGTTTTTATGATAAAGTTGAAGAGTTATCAAAAGAAGAACGTGCGGAAATGGCCAAAGCGCCTTTTTCACTCGATGCTTATAAAAAATCACTAAACATTGACGCTGTTTATGGCGAGGCTGGATTTACAACAAACGAACGCAATTCCATTCGACCAACATTAGACGTGAATGGTATTTGGGGTGGTTATATTGGTGAAGGCGCTAAAACGGTTATTGCCAGTAAAGCATTTGCAAAAATTTCTATGCGTTTGGTGCCACATCAAGAATGGGAAGAAATTACGGAACTTTTCAAAAAACACTTTGAAAGTATTGCGCCTGAAGGTGTCAAAGTTTTAGTAAAACCACATCATGGCGGACAAGGTTACGTAACACCTATTGATAGTTTAGGCTATCAAGCGGCAAGTAAAGCGTATGAAGAATCGTTTGGGAAAAAACCAATTCCTCAACGTTCTGGCGGAAGTATTCCTATTGTGTCCTTGTTTGAACAAGAACTTCAAAGCAAAACTATTTTAATGGGCTTTGGTTTGGATAGTGATGCTATCCACTCGCCAAACGAGCATTTTGGTGTATGGAATTATATAAAAGGTATTGAAACCATTCCGTTGTTTTATAAATATTTTACGGAGCTTTCTAAATAA
- a CDS encoding BlaI/MecI/CopY family transcriptional regulator, producing MQLSKSEEELMNHLWKMEKGFMKDLLDAYPDPKPAPTTVATLLKRMTDKRFIAYNTFGKSREYFPLVKKKAYFSKHVNGLIKDFFNDSASQFASFFTKETNLSKTELEDLKKLIDQQIKNKP from the coding sequence ATGCAGTTATCAAAATCGGAAGAAGAGTTAATGAATCACCTTTGGAAAATGGAAAAAGGCTTTATGAAAGATTTGCTAGATGCCTATCCAGATCCTAAACCTGCTCCAACCACTGTTGCCACGCTTTTAAAACGTATGACGGATAAAAGGTTTATTGCTTATAATACCTTTGGGAAATCTCGAGAATATTTCCCGCTAGTTAAAAAGAAGGCCTATTTCTCCAAGCATGTTAACGGATTGATTAAAGATTTTTTTAATGACAGCGCGTCACAATTTGCATCGTTCTTCACCAAAGAAACCAACTTATCTAAAACGGAGTTGGAAGATTTAAAAAAACTGATAGATCAGCAAATTAAAAACAAACCGTAG